A region from the Vespula pensylvanica isolate Volc-1 chromosome 9, ASM1446617v1, whole genome shotgun sequence genome encodes:
- the LOC122631441 gene encoding serine/threonine-protein kinase PAK mbt, which produces MFAKKKKKPQISTPTNFEHRVHTGFDKREGKFVGLPLQWASIVGNNQILKSTNRPLPLVDPSEITPTEILDLKTIVRGHNDPRVKVLINDKTTENGLPKTSTVARSNSLRSSSPPRLRRDYRHNTNLPPSVPEGQEVPSNTSQMQGYTNFGKPHSYLEKMRQNSPSVTSGLNPNIQNMIPNLQNLNPNMQSSPNLTHTGQNAPNLSLNFQNLSPIVNSQSSTSNPTTPQVPESEFHRLNSQMTMASNQYNGNLQIPINEVSTRDQVAQNMLLQKLQPKISPVGSIASQRPLSQLSSHNINKYPQNYNMCENPSAMQPHLKKPMETSQSMHNLSKPNVPSTVTGTTSTPDQNQNMKNALSSGNLTVGSSSNSSNKQTAEQRLTHEQFRAALQMVVSRGDPRENLENFLKIGEGSTGTVCIATDKSTNRQVAVKKMDLRKQQRRELLFNEVVIMRDYHHPNIVEMYDSFLVDDELWVVMEYLEGGALTDIVTHSRMDESQIATVCSQCLKPLAYLHSQGVIHRDIKSDSILLTADGRVKLSDFGFCAQVSQELPKRKSLVGTPYWMSPEVISRLPYGPEVDIWSLGIMIIEMVDGEPPFFNEPPLQAMRRIRDMPPPKLKNSHKVSPRLQGFLERMLVRDPAQRATAAELLQHPFLRQAQSPSILIPLMRGARHTNC; this is translated from the exons ATGtttgctaaaaaaaagaagaaaccacAAATATCTACACCAACAAACTTTGAACACAGAGTCCATACAGGATTTGATAAACGAGAGGGCAAATTTGTTGGATTACCACTACAATGGGCTTCAATAGTAGGAAATAATCAGATCCTTAAATCAACCAATCGACCATTACCATTAGTAGATCCAAGTGAAATCACACCTACAGAGATTCTTGATTTAAAGACTATAGTAAGAGGACATAATGATCCTAGAGTAAAAGTATTGATAAATGACAAAACTACAGAAAATGGATTACCCAAAACTAGTACAGTTGCCAGGTCAAATTCGCTTCGTTCTTCAAGTCCACCACGACTTAGAAGAGATTACAg GCATAATACTAATCTTCCCCCATCTGTTCCTGAAGGACAAGAAGTACCTTCAAATACTAGTCAAATGCAAGGATATACAAACTTTGGAAAACCACATAGTTATCTTGAAAAAATGAGACAAAATTCGCCAAGTGTTACGTCTGGATTAAACCCTAACATTCAAAATATGATTCCAAATCTTCAAAATTTGAATCCTAATATGCAGTCTTCGCCAAATTTGACTCATACTGGACAAAATGCTCCTAATTTATCtcttaattttcaaaatttaagtCCAATCGTTAACTCACAAAGCTCAACATCAAATCCAACTACTCCGCAAGTTCCAGAGTCCGAATTTCACAGATTAAATTCTCAAATGACGATGGCATCAAATCAATATAATGGCAATCTGCAG ATTCCAATCAATGAAGTATCTACAAGAGATCAAGTTGCTCAAAATatgttattacaaaaattgcaACCAAAAATTTCACCAGTTGGATCAATAGCTTCACAAAGACCATTAAGTCAATTGAGCTctcataatattaataaatatccacaaaattataatatgtgTGAAAATCCATCTGCGATGCAACCTCATTTGAAGAAACCAATGGAAACCTCGCAGTCAATGCATAACTTATCAAAGCCAAACGTTCCTTCCACAGTTACTGGAACCACTTCGACGCCagatcaaaatcaaaatatgaaaaatgccTTATCATCAGGTAATTTAACAGTTGGCTCAAGTTCAAATAGTTCTAATAAGCAGACTGCTGAACAGCGTTTAACACATGAGCAATTTCGAGCAGCTTTACAAATGGTG GTAAGTCGAGGAGATCCTcgagaaaatttagaaaattttttgaagATCGGAGAGGGCAGTACAGGAACTGTGTGTATAGCAACAGACAAAAGTACAAATCGTCAAGTTGCAGTAAAAAAGATGGACTTAAGAAAACAACAAAGGCGAGAATTGCTTTTTAATGAAGTTGTTATTATGAGGGATTATCATCATCCTAATATCGTTGAGATGTATGATAGTTTCTTAGTAGATGATGAGCTTTGGGTTGTGATGGAATACTTGGAGGGTGGTGCATTAACGGATATTGTAACACACTCGCGCATGGATGAAAGTCAAATTGCAACAGTGTGTTCTCAATGTCTTAAGCCATTGGCGTATCTGCACTCACAAGGAGTTATTCATAGAGATATTAAGTCTGATTCAATATTACTTACGGCAGATGGAAGAGTGAAATTATCTGATTTTGGTTTTTGTGCTCAAGTCTCTCAAGAATTACCAAAGAGAAAATCTCTGGTTGGAACACCATATTGGATGAGTCCTGAAGTTATTTCAAG ATTACCATATGGGCCTGAAGTAGATATTTGGTCATTAGGAATAATGATCATTGAAATGGTCGATGGTGAACCACCTTTTTTTAATGAACCTCCTTTACAAGCTATGAGACGTATAAGAGATATGCCACCtccaaaattaaaaaattctcatAAA GTTAGTCCACGTCTTCAAGGATTCCTGGAAAGAATGCTTGTTCGCGATCCAGCTCAAAGAGCAACAGCGGCTGAATTGTTACAGCATCCATTTCTTAGGCAAGCTCAAAGTCCAAGTATCTTGATTCCACTAATGAGAGGTGCAAGACATACAAATTGTTGA
- the LOC122631443 gene encoding activating signal cointegrator 1 complex subunit 1 isoform X1 translates to MDVLKPELIWVDGRCYRFFESEAWINKNNMDSYVEEDYQADYTDEECSDFNIEIVPHGEAKLKHSFHVAKPFFPFIIGSKNAVRKRIEIETKTSIQVPKPEQDGDIVIIGSDRRGILSARHRIDLIIEVSRKKLSYTHFLSIPLNTDEIIKNFNSFKSDVIQKFGGDITGINEIIFQKPIKLHLTIGMLTLLDEEERNQAVQTFMDCKQHIIDPFIEKHGLFTLEIKGVQSMNDNPSAVKILYGIVFTENDILQELFNQIVDYFAEKDLMPNRTKDVKLHVTFMNIAYRKKDNNVTIDKNIYKKFDATQILNEYKDTLFGKTVLKEIHLSQLKTATEVNYYQATAKITLGEEQP, encoded by the exons atggatgTATTAAAACCAGAGCTAATATGGGTGGATGGAAGATGTTACAGATTTTTTGAAAGTGAAGCTtggataaataagaataatatggATTCATATGTAGAGGAAGATTATCAGGCAGATTATACAGATGAGGAATGTTCTGATTTTAACATTGAAATAGTACCTCATGGAGAAGCAAAATTAAAACATTCGTTTCATGTTGCAAA gcCATTCTTTCCGTTTATTATTGGTTCCAAAAATGCAGTACGTAAGAGAATAGAAATTGAGACCAAAACAAGTATACAAGTTCCCAAACCAGAACAAGATGGAGACATAG TTATAATTGGATCAGATCGTAGAGGCATATTATCAGCACGACAtcgaattgatttaattatagaaGTATCTAGGAAAAAATTAAGCTACACACATTTTTTGTCTATACCATTAAATACAGatgagattattaaaaatttcaattcatttAAAAGTGATGTAATTCAAAAATTTGGAGGAGATATTACAGgcataaatgaaattattttccagaAACCAATTAAATTGCATCTTACTATAGGAATGCTTACTTTAttagatgaagaagaaagaaaccaaGCAGTACAAACATTTATGGATTGCAAACAACATATTATTGa ccCTTTCATTGAGAAACATGGTTTATTTACTTTAGAAATAAAAGGTGTTCAATCCATGAATGATAATCCAAGTGCCGTTAAAATTCTTTATGGAATAGTATTTacagaaaatgatatattacaaGAATTGTTTAATCAAATAGTAGATTATTTTGCAGAAAAGG acTTAATGCCAAACAGAACAAAAGATGTTAAATTACATGTTACTTTCATGAACATAgcgtatagaaagaaagataacaatgtaacaatagataaaaatatttacaaaaaatttgatGCCACacaaattttaaat gaaTATAAAGATACATTATTTGGTAAAAcggttttaaaagaaattcacTTGTCACAACTTAAAACTGCTACAGAGGTAAACTATTATCAAGCAACAGCTAAAATTACATTGGGTGAGGAACAaccataa
- the LOC122631443 gene encoding activating signal cointegrator 1 complex subunit 1 isoform X2 has translation MDSYVEEDYQADYTDEECSDFNIEIVPHGEAKLKHSFHVAKPFFPFIIGSKNAVRKRIEIETKTSIQVPKPEQDGDIVIIGSDRRGILSARHRIDLIIEVSRKKLSYTHFLSIPLNTDEIIKNFNSFKSDVIQKFGGDITGINEIIFQKPIKLHLTIGMLTLLDEEERNQAVQTFMDCKQHIIDPFIEKHGLFTLEIKGVQSMNDNPSAVKILYGIVFTENDILQELFNQIVDYFAEKDLMPNRTKDVKLHVTFMNIAYRKKDNNVTIDKNIYKKFDATQILNEYKDTLFGKTVLKEIHLSQLKTATEVNYYQATAKITLGEEQP, from the exons atggATTCATATGTAGAGGAAGATTATCAGGCAGATTATACAGATGAGGAATGTTCTGATTTTAACATTGAAATAGTACCTCATGGAGAAGCAAAATTAAAACATTCGTTTCATGTTGCAAA gcCATTCTTTCCGTTTATTATTGGTTCCAAAAATGCAGTACGTAAGAGAATAGAAATTGAGACCAAAACAAGTATACAAGTTCCCAAACCAGAACAAGATGGAGACATAG TTATAATTGGATCAGATCGTAGAGGCATATTATCAGCACGACAtcgaattgatttaattatagaaGTATCTAGGAAAAAATTAAGCTACACACATTTTTTGTCTATACCATTAAATACAGatgagattattaaaaatttcaattcatttAAAAGTGATGTAATTCAAAAATTTGGAGGAGATATTACAGgcataaatgaaattattttccagaAACCAATTAAATTGCATCTTACTATAGGAATGCTTACTTTAttagatgaagaagaaagaaaccaaGCAGTACAAACATTTATGGATTGCAAACAACATATTATTGa ccCTTTCATTGAGAAACATGGTTTATTTACTTTAGAAATAAAAGGTGTTCAATCCATGAATGATAATCCAAGTGCCGTTAAAATTCTTTATGGAATAGTATTTacagaaaatgatatattacaaGAATTGTTTAATCAAATAGTAGATTATTTTGCAGAAAAGG acTTAATGCCAAACAGAACAAAAGATGTTAAATTACATGTTACTTTCATGAACATAgcgtatagaaagaaagataacaatgtaacaatagataaaaatatttacaaaaaatttgatGCCACacaaattttaaat gaaTATAAAGATACATTATTTGGTAAAAcggttttaaaagaaattcacTTGTCACAACTTAAAACTGCTACAGAGGTAAACTATTATCAAGCAACAGCTAAAATTACATTGGGTGAGGAACAaccataa
- the LOC122631442 gene encoding rab GTPase-binding effector protein 1 isoform X1 → MENHSQESHVVKTDGEETLEKKISCLETENTKMREEFNVQRAKMKELFLQKEEELKRRLEDNISLQDENAKLKNELDEAKSQLVVADLKIQNDILIERRKAQEEIASLQQVIHETVEESSCVRKRQDTEISKLKLSLVKLQEENVMLKSQLPREPQLDGPQISLSTVTKTLARKVASQLGADALSLGPDNLEENMRKAQEDAEVLRSLVVPLEHEIKALKEKLRTTDDELQKCKEGQLLKKQQESGSSQESCDMCRNYEAQLVKIQENVKDLEKQLVDSERMLNVQKEDLAKEVEFRHEMEQKWNEKKEEHKIKVAELTDISQTAQKTLLEIKKNFEHIQRTITDELSRLTREREEVQKHLLALQKQNENLMGKHSKHSHQLQSESINMPNNVEDLHLSLLKTHEDLIMARVAQEVAEENERTLRSEVNLLREEMVRESAAKEQQVLMLKNDISEFKLQLDKYAREQRSFTEKEEKLDQLEKQLEEVSREKEKAELAITELKQRVTSLQQELDTSETVQKDFVRLSQSLQVQLERIRQAGSEVRWQHEEDVDECPSCHVTFTVTKKKVHCRHCGHIFCQSCLSRVVNSGPKQRPSRVCDVCHTLLVQDTAPYFSQEPPHTPD, encoded by the exons ATGGAGAATCACTCGCAGGAGAGTCATGTAGTAAAGACAGACGGGGAAG AGActctagaaaaaaagatcagtTGTTTGGAAACAGAAAATACTAAAATGAGGGAAGAGTTTAATGTGCAAAGAGCAAAGATGAAAGAGTTGTTTCTTCAAAAAGAAG AAGAATTAAAGAGAAGATTAGAAGATAACATAAGTTTGCAAGATGAAaatgcaaaattaaaaaatgaattagatGAAGCAAAAAGCCAATTAGTAGTTGcagatttaaaaatacaaaatgatattttgaTTGAAAGGCGGAAAGCACAAGAAGAAATAGCATCATTACAACAAGTTATTCATGAAACTGTTGAAGAATCATCCTGTGTACGTAAACGACAGGATACAGAAATATCAAAACTAAAGTTATCGCTTGTAAAActacaagaagaaaatgtaatgTTAAAGTCACAATTACCGCGCGAGCCACAATTGGATGGGCCCCAAATATCATTGTCAACTGTTACTAAAACATTAGCTCGTAAAGTTGCATCGCAATTAGGGGCAGATGCTTTATCCTTGGGTCCAGATAATCTTGAAGAAAACATGCGCAAG gCACAAGAGGATGCAGAAGTATTAAGATCACTAGTAGTACCACTTGAACACGAAATTAAggctttaaaagaaaaattaagaacgACAGATGATGAATTACAGAAGTGTAAGGAAGGACAGTTGCTCAAGAAACAACAAGAATCTGGAAGCTCTCAAGAATCATGTGATATGTGCCGTAATTATGAGGCACAACTTGTTAAAATTCAGGAAAATGTCAAAGATTTAGAAAAACAATTAGTTGATTCTGAAAGAATGTTAAATGTACAGAAAGAAGATTTAGCAAAAGAAGTAGAATTTCGACATGAAATGGAACAAAAAtggaatgagaaaaaggaggagcaTAAAATCAAAGTAGCAGAGCTTACAGATATTTCACAAACAGCTCAAAAAACGCTGttggagataaagaaaaacttcGAACATATTCAACGAACCATTACTGATGAGCTGTCTAGATTAACTCGAGAACGAGAGGAAGTTCAGAAACATCTTCTCGC GCTGCAGAAACAAAATGAGAATCTAATGGGAAAACATAGTAAACATTCTCACCAACTGCAAAGTGAAAGTATTAATATGCCAAATAACGTAGAGGATCTACACCTAAGTCTATTAAAAACTCATGAAGACTTGATAATGGCTAGAGTGGCTCAGGAAGTTgcagaagagaatgaaagaacatTAAGGTCCGAAGTTAATCTCCTCAGAGAAGAAATGGTGCGAGAAAGTGCAGCTAAAGAACAACAGGTTTTAATGCTAAAAAATGACATTAGTGAATTTAA GCTTCAACTTGACAAATACGCAAGAGAGCAACGGTCatttacagaaaaagaagaaaagcttgATCAGTTAGAAAAACAATTAGAAGAGGTatcaagagagaaggagaaagctGAATTAGCTATAACTGAATTAAAACAAAGAGTTACGAGCCTGCAGCAGGAATTGGATACTAGTGAAACAGTTCAAAAGGATTTTGTACGACTGTCACAATCATTAcag GTGCAATTAGAAAGAATTAGACAAGCTGGAAGTGAGGTAAGATGGCAACATGAAGAAGATGTTGATGAATGTCCATCTTGTCATGTTACTTTCACagttacaaagaaaaag gTACACTGTCGTCATTGCGGCCATATATTTTGTCAGTCTTGTCTTTCGCGCGTTGTGAATAGTGGTCCTAAGCAAAGACCATCAAGAGTCTGTGATGTTTGTCATACTTTATTAGTGCAAGATACTGCACCGTATTTTAGTCAAGAACCACCGCATACGCCTGATTAA
- the LOC122631442 gene encoding rab GTPase-binding effector protein 1 isoform X2, with protein sequence MREEFNVQRAKMKELFLQKEEELKRRLEDNISLQDENAKLKNELDEAKSQLVVADLKIQNDILIERRKAQEEIASLQQVIHETVEESSCVRKRQDTEISKLKLSLVKLQEENVMLKSQLPREPQLDGPQISLSTVTKTLARKVASQLGADALSLGPDNLEENMRKAQEDAEVLRSLVVPLEHEIKALKEKLRTTDDELQKCKEGQLLKKQQESGSSQESCDMCRNYEAQLVKIQENVKDLEKQLVDSERMLNVQKEDLAKEVEFRHEMEQKWNEKKEEHKIKVAELTDISQTAQKTLLEIKKNFEHIQRTITDELSRLTREREEVQKHLLALQKQNENLMGKHSKHSHQLQSESINMPNNVEDLHLSLLKTHEDLIMARVAQEVAEENERTLRSEVNLLREEMVRESAAKEQQVLMLKNDISEFKLQLDKYAREQRSFTEKEEKLDQLEKQLEEVSREKEKAELAITELKQRVTSLQQELDTSETVQKDFVRLSQSLQVQLERIRQAGSEVRWQHEEDVDECPSCHVTFTVTKKKVHCRHCGHIFCQSCLSRVVNSGPKQRPSRVCDVCHTLLVQDTAPYFSQEPPHTPD encoded by the exons ATGAGGGAAGAGTTTAATGTGCAAAGAGCAAAGATGAAAGAGTTGTTTCTTCAAAAAGAAG AAGAATTAAAGAGAAGATTAGAAGATAACATAAGTTTGCAAGATGAAaatgcaaaattaaaaaatgaattagatGAAGCAAAAAGCCAATTAGTAGTTGcagatttaaaaatacaaaatgatattttgaTTGAAAGGCGGAAAGCACAAGAAGAAATAGCATCATTACAACAAGTTATTCATGAAACTGTTGAAGAATCATCCTGTGTACGTAAACGACAGGATACAGAAATATCAAAACTAAAGTTATCGCTTGTAAAActacaagaagaaaatgtaatgTTAAAGTCACAATTACCGCGCGAGCCACAATTGGATGGGCCCCAAATATCATTGTCAACTGTTACTAAAACATTAGCTCGTAAAGTTGCATCGCAATTAGGGGCAGATGCTTTATCCTTGGGTCCAGATAATCTTGAAGAAAACATGCGCAAG gCACAAGAGGATGCAGAAGTATTAAGATCACTAGTAGTACCACTTGAACACGAAATTAAggctttaaaagaaaaattaagaacgACAGATGATGAATTACAGAAGTGTAAGGAAGGACAGTTGCTCAAGAAACAACAAGAATCTGGAAGCTCTCAAGAATCATGTGATATGTGCCGTAATTATGAGGCACAACTTGTTAAAATTCAGGAAAATGTCAAAGATTTAGAAAAACAATTAGTTGATTCTGAAAGAATGTTAAATGTACAGAAAGAAGATTTAGCAAAAGAAGTAGAATTTCGACATGAAATGGAACAAAAAtggaatgagaaaaaggaggagcaTAAAATCAAAGTAGCAGAGCTTACAGATATTTCACAAACAGCTCAAAAAACGCTGttggagataaagaaaaacttcGAACATATTCAACGAACCATTACTGATGAGCTGTCTAGATTAACTCGAGAACGAGAGGAAGTTCAGAAACATCTTCTCGC GCTGCAGAAACAAAATGAGAATCTAATGGGAAAACATAGTAAACATTCTCACCAACTGCAAAGTGAAAGTATTAATATGCCAAATAACGTAGAGGATCTACACCTAAGTCTATTAAAAACTCATGAAGACTTGATAATGGCTAGAGTGGCTCAGGAAGTTgcagaagagaatgaaagaacatTAAGGTCCGAAGTTAATCTCCTCAGAGAAGAAATGGTGCGAGAAAGTGCAGCTAAAGAACAACAGGTTTTAATGCTAAAAAATGACATTAGTGAATTTAA GCTTCAACTTGACAAATACGCAAGAGAGCAACGGTCatttacagaaaaagaagaaaagcttgATCAGTTAGAAAAACAATTAGAAGAGGTatcaagagagaaggagaaagctGAATTAGCTATAACTGAATTAAAACAAAGAGTTACGAGCCTGCAGCAGGAATTGGATACTAGTGAAACAGTTCAAAAGGATTTTGTACGACTGTCACAATCATTAcag GTGCAATTAGAAAGAATTAGACAAGCTGGAAGTGAGGTAAGATGGCAACATGAAGAAGATGTTGATGAATGTCCATCTTGTCATGTTACTTTCACagttacaaagaaaaag gTACACTGTCGTCATTGCGGCCATATATTTTGTCAGTCTTGTCTTTCGCGCGTTGTGAATAGTGGTCCTAAGCAAAGACCATCAAGAGTCTGTGATGTTTGTCATACTTTATTAGTGCAAGATACTGCACCGTATTTTAGTCAAGAACCACCGCATACGCCTGATTAA